One genomic segment of bacterium includes these proteins:
- a CDS encoding aminotransferase class I/II-fold pyridoxal phosphate-dependent enzyme, with the protein MSDLFAKCHEFTRAREVMEQGIYPYFTEIASAQETEVEIGGRKVLMLGSNCYLGLTCHPRVIEAAERALHKYGSGCAGSRFLNGTLDIHRHLEERLAAFLNQESALVYSTGFQANLGTISALVAKNEYVLIDRLDHASIIDGTRLAFGSIKKFRHNNMEDLERVLISCGDAGKLIVVDGVFSMEGDIAPLDSILDLAREYGARVLVDDAHAVGVLGPGGRGTAAYFGLEKEIDLITITFSKSFSSIGGAAAGSEEVIHYLKHHARPLIFSASLPPASVGAVMACLDIIEEEPERRARLWEITRKMKEGFQALGFDTGPSQTPIIPLFIGDLEKTFLMRKLLLDAGIFVNPVIPPAVPPDQTLIRTSFMATHTDAQLDFALETFGRIGKRLGVI; encoded by the coding sequence ATGTCAGACCTGTTTGCGAAATGCCATGAATTCACCCGGGCCCGGGAGGTCATGGAACAGGGCATCTACCCCTACTTCACCGAAATCGCCTCCGCTCAGGAGACGGAGGTGGAGATCGGGGGGCGGAAGGTGCTCATGCTCGGCTCCAACTGCTATCTGGGACTGACCTGCCACCCCCGGGTGATCGAAGCGGCCGAGCGGGCCCTGCACAAGTACGGGAGCGGGTGCGCCGGCTCCCGCTTCCTCAACGGGACCCTGGACATCCACCGCCACCTGGAAGAGCGCCTGGCCGCCTTCCTCAACCAGGAATCGGCCCTGGTCTACTCCACCGGGTTCCAGGCCAACCTGGGCACCATCTCGGCCCTGGTGGCCAAAAACGAATACGTTCTCATCGACCGCCTCGACCACGCCAGCATCATCGACGGAACCCGGCTGGCCTTCGGGAGCATCAAGAAGTTCCGGCACAACAACATGGAGGACCTGGAGCGGGTCCTGATCTCCTGCGGGGACGCGGGCAAGCTGATCGTGGTCGACGGAGTCTTCAGCATGGAAGGAGACATCGCCCCCCTGGACTCGATCCTGGACCTAGCCCGCGAATACGGAGCCCGGGTCCTGGTCGACGACGCCCACGCCGTCGGGGTCCTGGGCCCGGGCGGGCGGGGCACCGCCGCCTACTTCGGCCTGGAAAAGGAAATCGACCTGATCACGATCACCTTCAGCAAGTCGTTCTCCTCCATCGGCGGCGCCGCCGCCGGCAGCGAGGAGGTCATCCATTACCTCAAGCACCACGCCCGGCCCCTGATCTTCAGCGCCAGCCTCCCCCCGGCCTCGGTGGGGGCGGTAATGGCCTGCCTGGACATCATCGAGGAGGAGCCCGAGCGCCGGGCGCGGCTCTGGGAGATCACCCGCAAGATGAAGGAGGGCTTCCAGGCGCTGGGCTTCGACACCGGCCCCAGCCAGACCCCGATCATCCCCCTCTTCATCGGGGACCTGGAAAAGACGTTCCTCATGCGCAAGCTCCTGCTCGACGCCGGGATCTTCGTCAACCCGGTCATCCCCCCCGCCGTCCCCCCCGATCAGACCCTGATCCGGACCAGC
- a CDS encoding NAD-dependent epimerase/dehydratase family protein codes for MNTGSTVLVTGGGGFIGGHLVARLVRDRRRVRCLLRPLPGRSGPAGAETVWGDVTDPKTLPRAVAGVETIFHLAGKTKARSLEEFRATNRDGTVNLLNAVREEGAPLRRFVLVSSLAAAGPSGEDRPREEEDPPAPVSFYGRSKLEAEEALIGAERGFGAAILRPAVVYGPGERDVFQVLRWIARGFRPQPTGADRLFSAVYVDDLVEALVAAAGVGDDGTWFVSDGNVYSWRRSLREISRIMGRGAVPLPLPLGAMALAAAGGRKLPGLDGSFFLDKLRELAHPYWTCSIARARKDLGFHPRFDLGTGMEETVAWYRNQGWLKPVRTLG; via the coding sequence GTGAATACCGGTTCGACAGTGCTGGTTACCGGCGGGGGCGGCTTCATCGGCGGCCACCTGGTGGCGCGGCTGGTGCGCGACCGCCGGCGCGTCCGCTGCCTGCTCCGGCCCCTTCCGGGCCGTTCGGGGCCGGCGGGGGCGGAAACGGTCTGGGGGGACGTCACCGACCCGAAGACGCTCCCGCGAGCGGTGGCCGGGGTCGAGACCATCTTCCACCTGGCGGGGAAAACCAAGGCCCGGAGCCTGGAAGAGTTCCGGGCCACCAACCGCGACGGCACCGTCAACCTCCTGAATGCCGTCCGGGAGGAGGGGGCCCCGCTGCGCCGGTTCGTCCTGGTCAGCAGCCTGGCCGCCGCCGGACCCAGCGGGGAAGACCGGCCCCGGGAGGAGGAGGACCCCCCGGCACCGGTCAGTTTCTACGGGCGGAGCAAACTGGAGGCCGAGGAAGCGCTGATCGGGGCCGAACGGGGGTTCGGCGCCGCCATCCTCCGGCCCGCCGTGGTCTACGGACCCGGGGAGCGGGACGTCTTTCAGGTCCTGCGCTGGATCGCCCGGGGGTTCCGCCCCCAGCCCACGGGAGCGGACCGCCTCTTCAGCGCCGTCTACGTCGACGATCTGGTCGAGGCCCTGGTCGCGGCCGCCGGGGTCGGCGACGACGGGACCTGGTTCGTCTCCGACGGGAACGTCTACAGCTGGAGGCGGAGCCTCCGAGAGATCTCCCGGATCATGGGCCGCGGCGCCGTACCCCTTCCCCTTCCCCTGGGCGCCATGGCCCTCGCCGCCGCCGGAGGGCGGAAACTGCCGGGCCTGGACGGCTCCTTTTTCCTTGATAAACTCCGGGAGTTGGCCCACCCTTACTGGACTTGCTCCATCGCGCGGGCGCGGAAGGACCTGGGGTTCCATCCCCGGTTCGACCTGGGGACGGGGATGGAGGAAACGGTGGCCTGGTATCGGAACCAGGGCTGGTTGAAACCGGTTCGAACCTTAGGATAG
- a CDS encoding XdhC/CoxI family protein, protein MDIFDFIREKRAAGQAVVLATVTAARGSVPGEPGKKLARSADGGLEGTVGGGELESRVIEAADEVLAERRGRLLSFELDREAAGGLGMLCGGSQDIYLDYIGTAPALVIFGGGHVGLALGVLARAAGFSFAVADDREEFVSAERFPGAFSRHLIDFEASWDGLPVDDESFVVILTRGHAFDRECLERALASPARYIGMIGSERKVRAIFDGLEAKGIRPGDDPRVYSPIGLELGNDSPEEIAVSILAEIVAVKSGGSCRHMRERLRPGPGSGEGEG, encoded by the coding sequence ATGGATATCTTCGATTTCATCCGGGAGAAGCGCGCCGCCGGCCAGGCGGTGGTGCTGGCGACGGTGACGGCCGCCCGGGGCTCCGTCCCGGGGGAGCCGGGGAAAAAACTGGCCCGCTCCGCCGACGGGGGCCTGGAGGGGACGGTCGGGGGCGGCGAGCTGGAGTCTCGGGTGATCGAGGCCGCGGACGAGGTGCTGGCCGAGCGCCGGGGGCGCCTCCTTTCCTTCGAATTGGACCGGGAAGCGGCCGGAGGGCTGGGGATGCTCTGCGGCGGCAGCCAGGACATCTACCTGGACTACATCGGAACCGCTCCCGCCCTCGTCATCTTCGGAGGAGGTCACGTCGGCCTGGCCCTGGGGGTCCTGGCCCGGGCCGCCGGATTTTCTTTCGCCGTCGCCGACGACCGGGAGGAGTTCGTCTCCGCCGAGCGCTTCCCCGGGGCTTTCTCCCGGCACCTGATCGATTTCGAAGCCTCCTGGGACGGCCTCCCCGTCGACGATGAGTCGTTCGTGGTCATCCTCACCCGCGGGCACGCTTTCGACCGGGAATGCCTGGAACGGGCCCTGGCCTCCCCGGCCCGCTACATCGGGATGATCGGGAGCGAACGCAAGGTCCGGGCCATCTTCGACGGCCTGGAGGCGAAAGGGATCCGTCCCGGAGACGACCCCCGGGTCTATTCGCCCATCGGCCTCGAACTGGGGAACGACTCCCCGGAGGAGATCGCCGTCAGCATTCTCGCCGAGATCGTAGCCGTCAAATCAGGAGGGAGCTGCCGCCATATGCGCGAGCGGCTCCGGCCCGGCCCCGGGTCGGGCGAAGGGGAAGGATGA
- a CDS encoding molybdopterin-dependent oxidoreductase, producing MSEFTYIGKKVPRIDAREKVTGKTRYSTDLYPAGMLWGKVKWSDRAHARIVRLDVSRARELPGVAAVLTHEDVPGHNGFGIITPNWPVLCVDRVRYRGDALALVAAEDEETAERAVSLIEVEYDPLPVIDTPEQALAPGAVAIHENGNVMHTMELFKGDVERALAASELVLERTYATQFMEHAYIETEGGLAVHDPETGVITIWCGDQYAFRDQLQVARSLDWDPLKIRVIGSPTGGAFGGKDEISVQIHLALLAVRTGRPVRLHWTREESIRVGPKRHAMTTTFRIGAGRDGTLRAIDVKVVANTGAYDTIAAPVLNLALESSPGPYRYGDSHFLGVAVYTNNAMGGEFRGFGAPQVVFGVEQELDRLAEELGMDPIDLRLLNAVELGDVSALGHELRTSVGIKETLEAARENDLWRRREAIKAELDAAFPHRRHGVGVASEWHAVGLGVGIPDFSNIVLEFDSEGRITMRTGAIEIGQGNLTAYAQMLAEALEYPIDRIEVIHGDTFETPDSGTVTASRSILINGNAILDAVARLKPVLLELGAEVLGVPAADLVYGGGRVSVAADPGRSVDIPALAARAEAAERPLKITGAAIMAVADKDYGEGLPHNYYTYITQMALVGVDTGTGEVSLIRAISVPEMGRAINVHGVEGQCEGGLVMGQGYTLYEEVVVREGRFLNTGFTTYILPTSLDVPEQETIIVEKPEKTGPFGAKGVGEAGTVPITPAIANAIHDAVGVRLTELPITPERVLAAMRERL from the coding sequence ATGAGCGAATTTACCTATATCGGGAAAAAGGTCCCCCGGATCGACGCCCGGGAGAAAGTGACCGGGAAGACCCGTTACTCCACCGACCTTTATCCGGCGGGGATGCTCTGGGGTAAAGTGAAGTGGAGCGACCGGGCCCACGCCCGCATCGTCCGACTGGACGTCTCCCGGGCGCGGGAACTTCCAGGGGTGGCGGCCGTGCTCACCCACGAGGACGTCCCCGGCCATAACGGGTTCGGGATCATCACCCCCAACTGGCCGGTGCTCTGCGTCGACCGGGTCCGCTACCGCGGCGATGCCCTGGCCCTGGTCGCGGCCGAGGACGAGGAGACCGCGGAACGGGCGGTGAGCCTGATCGAGGTCGAGTACGATCCCCTGCCGGTCATCGACACCCCGGAACAGGCCCTGGCCCCGGGCGCGGTCGCCATCCACGAAAACGGCAACGTCATGCACACCATGGAACTCTTCAAAGGGGACGTGGAACGGGCCCTGGCCGCCTCGGAGCTGGTCCTGGAGCGGACCTACGCCACCCAGTTCATGGAGCACGCCTACATCGAGACCGAGGGGGGCCTGGCCGTCCACGACCCGGAGACGGGGGTGATCACCATCTGGTGCGGCGACCAGTACGCCTTTCGGGACCAGCTCCAGGTCGCCCGCAGCCTGGACTGGGACCCCCTCAAGATCCGGGTCATCGGCTCCCCCACCGGGGGCGCCTTCGGAGGGAAGGACGAGATTTCGGTTCAGATCCACCTGGCCCTGCTGGCGGTGCGCACCGGGAGGCCGGTCCGCCTGCATTGGACCCGGGAGGAATCGATCCGGGTGGGGCCCAAGCGCCACGCCATGACCACCACCTTTCGGATCGGGGCCGGCCGCGACGGGACCCTGCGGGCCATCGACGTCAAGGTCGTGGCCAACACCGGCGCCTACGACACCATCGCCGCCCCCGTCCTCAACCTGGCCCTGGAATCGTCCCCGGGACCCTACCGCTACGGCGACTCCCACTTTCTGGGGGTCGCGGTCTACACCAACAACGCCATGGGCGGCGAGTTCCGGGGGTTCGGCGCCCCCCAGGTGGTCTTCGGAGTGGAACAGGAGCTGGACCGGCTGGCGGAGGAGCTGGGGATGGACCCGATCGACCTGCGCCTGCTCAACGCCGTGGAGCTCGGGGACGTCTCCGCCCTGGGGCACGAACTGCGCACCAGCGTCGGCATCAAGGAGACCCTGGAGGCCGCCCGAGAGAACGATCTCTGGCGCCGCCGGGAAGCGATCAAGGCCGAACTCGACGCCGCCTTCCCCCACCGCCGCCACGGGGTGGGAGTGGCCTCGGAGTGGCACGCCGTCGGGCTCGGGGTCGGTATCCCCGACTTCTCCAACATCGTCCTCGAGTTCGACTCCGAAGGCAGGATCACCATGCGCACCGGGGCCATCGAGATCGGGCAGGGCAATCTGACCGCCTACGCTCAGATGCTGGCCGAGGCTCTGGAGTACCCCATCGACCGGATCGAGGTGATTCACGGGGACACCTTCGAGACCCCGGACTCGGGCACCGTCACCGCTTCCCGCTCGATCCTGATCAACGGCAACGCCATCCTCGACGCCGTGGCCCGGCTCAAACCGGTCCTGCTCGAGCTGGGGGCCGAGGTCCTGGGCGTACCGGCCGCCGACCTGGTCTACGGCGGCGGCCGGGTCTCGGTCGCCGCCGACCCGGGCCGGAGCGTCGACATCCCGGCCCTCGCCGCCCGGGCGGAGGCCGCCGAGCGCCCCCTCAAGATCACCGGGGCGGCGATCATGGCGGTGGCCGACAAGGACTACGGGGAGGGGCTCCCCCATAACTACTACACCTACATCACCCAGATGGCCCTGGTGGGCGTGGACACCGGCACCGGCGAGGTCTCGCTGATCCGGGCCATCTCGGTTCCGGAGATGGGTCGGGCCATCAACGTCCACGGGGTTGAGGGCCAGTGCGAGGGCGGCCTGGTCATGGGTCAGGGCTATACCCTCTACGAGGAGGTGGTGGTCCGGGAGGGCCGCTTCCTCAACACCGGTTTCACCACCTACATTCTCCCCACCTCCCTCGACGTCCCCGAGCAGGAGACGATCATCGTGGAGAAGCCGGAGAAGACCGGGCCCTTCGGGGCCAAGGGGGTGGGGGAAGCGGGGACCGTCCCCATCACCCCGGCCATCGCCAACGCCATCCACGACGCCGTCGGGGTCAGGCTTACCGAGCTGCCCATTACCCCCGAACGGGTATTGGCGGCCATGAGGGAACGGTTATGA
- a CDS encoding (2Fe-2S)-binding protein: MKEIVVTFRLNGKETTVSVPPALTLLKLLRERLGLTGAKPGCERGECGACTVHLDGAPVNSCLVLAAQVDGREVVTVEGLERGGELHPLQEAFIEESAIQCGYCTPGMVMAAKGLLDRTLDPSPEEIRRAVSGNICRCTGYTKIFAAVRSAAEKMRGGA; the protein is encoded by the coding sequence ATGAAGGAAATCGTCGTCACCTTCCGGCTCAACGGGAAGGAAACCACGGTCTCGGTGCCTCCGGCCCTGACCCTGCTCAAGCTTTTGCGCGAACGCCTGGGTCTGACCGGGGCCAAGCCGGGCTGCGAGCGGGGGGAGTGCGGGGCCTGCACCGTCCACCTCGACGGCGCGCCGGTGAACTCCTGCCTGGTCCTGGCCGCCCAGGTCGACGGGCGCGAAGTCGTGACCGTCGAGGGGCTGGAACGGGGCGGGGAACTCCACCCCCTGCAGGAGGCCTTCATCGAGGAGAGCGCCATCCAGTGCGGGTACTGCACCCCGGGCATGGTCATGGCCGCCAAGGGGCTGCTCGACCGCACCCTCGACCCCTCGCCCGAGGAGATCCGGCGGGCCGTCTCCGGCAACATCTGCCGCTGCACGGGCTACACCAAGATCTTCGCGGCCGTCCGGTCCGCGGCCGAAAAGATGAGAGGAGGTGCTTGA
- a CDS encoding xanthine dehydrogenase family protein subunit M: MRFDYSRPRDLAKAVELLSRDPEARPLAGGTDILVGAQEGTARPSRLVDLAGIPELEGIREEDGKIFVGAAVTHAGICASPLLAAAAPLLIEGCAEVGSPQIRNRGTIGGNLVNASPAADGIPPLLALGAEVRIFGPAGARTLLLEEFLLGVKKTALEPGEVVVGVAFAPLGPDEAGFFLKLGQRRALAIAKVSAAGRVAFAGAAVKSARIVLGAVAVTAVRAASAEAFLEGKELTPETIAEAGRLAAGDSRAIADIRSTAAYRDEMAGLLVARGLERLAASRS; encoded by the coding sequence ATGCGCTTCGACTACAGCCGTCCCCGCGATCTGGCGAAAGCGGTCGAACTCCTCTCCCGGGACCCCGAAGCCCGTCCCCTCGCGGGCGGAACCGATATCCTGGTCGGCGCCCAGGAAGGGACCGCGCGGCCCAGCCGGCTGGTCGACCTGGCCGGGATCCCCGAGCTTGAGGGGATCCGCGAGGAAGACGGGAAGATCTTCGTCGGGGCCGCGGTCACCCACGCCGGGATCTGCGCCAGCCCCCTTCTGGCCGCGGCCGCGCCCCTCCTGATCGAGGGTTGCGCCGAGGTCGGTTCCCCCCAGATCCGCAACCGGGGCACCATCGGCGGGAACCTGGTCAACGCCTCTCCCGCCGCCGACGGCATCCCCCCGCTGCTGGCCCTGGGGGCCGAGGTCAGGATCTTCGGCCCCGCCGGCGCCCGGACCCTCCTCTTGGAAGAATTCCTGCTCGGGGTGAAGAAGACCGCCCTCGAGCCCGGGGAGGTCGTGGTCGGGGTCGCCTTTGCGCCCCTGGGTCCGGACGAGGCCGGTTTCTTCCTCAAGCTCGGCCAGCGCCGGGCCCTGGCCATCGCCAAGGTCTCCGCCGCCGGCCGCGTCGCCTTCGCGGGCGCGGCGGTGAAATCCGCCCGGATCGTCCTGGGGGCGGTGGCGGTCACCGCCGTCCGCGCGGCCTCGGCCGAAGCTTTCCTGGAAGGGAAGGAACTGACCCCGGAGACGATCGCCGAGGCCGGCCGGCTGGCCGCCGGGGATTCCCGGGCCATCGCCGACATCCGCTCCACCGCCGCCTACCGCGACGAGATGGCCGGGCTCCTGGTCGCCCGGGGCCTGGAGCGCCTGGCCGCCTCCCGCTCTTGA
- a CDS encoding nucleotidyltransferase family protein, with the protein MKPAPEREVWGVVLAAGFSRRCPPGKLLLPWGASSVVGTVAAHLLSAGLGRVLVVVGHEAESVKRALAGLPLEIVPNPAYREGMGTSVAASLDRCLNDPGFPSEAGMLLLPADTPFIGVAVLSAAAAAYREGRGDIVAASHAFRRGHPVVFSRRFAAELRKACLEGEGARQVVRAHPEAVFHLDAGPEVLEDIDTMEDYGRLRGLYDKGEA; encoded by the coding sequence TTGAAACCGGCCCCGGAGAGGGAGGTCTGGGGCGTCGTCCTCGCCGCCGGGTTCTCCCGCCGCTGCCCACCCGGGAAACTCCTCCTTCCCTGGGGAGCTTCCTCCGTGGTCGGGACCGTCGCCGCCCACCTCCTATCCGCCGGCCTGGGGCGGGTGCTGGTCGTGGTCGGGCACGAAGCCGAAAGCGTGAAGCGGGCCCTGGCCGGCCTCCCCCTTGAAATCGTCCCCAACCCCGCCTACCGGGAGGGGATGGGGACGAGCGTGGCCGCGAGCCTCGATCGCTGCCTGAACGACCCCGGGTTCCCCTCGGAGGCGGGGATGCTCCTCCTCCCGGCGGACACCCCCTTCATCGGCGTCGCCGTCCTGAGCGCGGCGGCCGCGGCCTACCGGGAGGGCCGGGGCGACATCGTGGCCGCCTCCCACGCCTTCCGCCGGGGCCACCCGGTCGTCTTTTCCCGCCGCTTCGCCGCCGAGCTGCGCAAAGCCTGTCTGGAAGGGGAGGGTGCCCGCCAGGTGGTCCGGGCCCACCCCGAGGCGGTCTTCCACCTCGACGCCGGCCCCGAGGTCCTGGAGGACATCGACACCATGGAGGACTACGGCCGCCTCCGGGGGCTCTACGATAAAGGGGAGGCATAG
- a CDS encoding imidazole glycerol phosphate synthase cyclase subunit: MGKTVRIMPCLDMMNGRVVKGVHFVDIKDAGDPVECARAYCANGADELALLDITATVEERPTMLDVVKRVARAATVPFTVGGGISDVTAAEAVLKAGADKVSVSSAAFRDPGLVEEMVKELGAEKVTVAIDVDRNASLPSGYEVYIDGGRTATGADAVEWAKRVDGYGVPVILPTSKAGDGARTGYDLPVIRAIKGAVAAEVVASGGAGELAHFYEAVEAGATILLAASVFHFGIIGIPELKDYLRCLDVPVI; the protein is encoded by the coding sequence ATGGGAAAGACGGTCAGGATCATGCCTTGCCTGGACATGATGAACGGGCGCGTGGTCAAGGGCGTTCACTTCGTGGATATCAAGGACGCCGGTGACCCGGTGGAATGCGCGCGGGCCTACTGCGCGAACGGCGCGGACGAACTGGCGCTCCTGGACATAACGGCCACGGTGGAGGAACGTCCCACTATGCTCGACGTGGTCAAGCGCGTGGCTCGTGCCGCGACCGTGCCGTTCACCGTCGGCGGGGGAATCTCCGACGTGACCGCCGCCGAGGCGGTCCTGAAGGCGGGAGCGGACAAGGTTTCGGTGAGCAGCGCCGCTTTCAGAGACCCCGGCCTGGTCGAGGAGATGGTCAAGGAACTGGGAGCCGAAAAGGTGACGGTGGCCATCGACGTGGACCGAAACGCCTCCCTTCCCTCGGGCTACGAGGTCTATATCGACGGGGGACGGACCGCCACCGGCGCCGATGCGGTCGAGTGGGCCAAGCGGGTCGACGGGTACGGCGTACCCGTCATCCTCCCCACCAGCAAGGCCGGGGACGGCGCCCGGACCGGGTACGACCTGCCGGTGATCCGGGCCATCAAGGGGGCGGTTGCGGCCGAGGTGGTCGCCTCCGGCGGCGCCGGGGAACTGGCTCACTTCTACGAGGCGGTGGAAGCGGGGGCCACCATCCTCCTGGCCGCCTCCGTCTTCCATTTCGGAATTATCGGCATCCCCGAGCTGAAGGACTACCTGCGCTGCCTGGACGTCCCCGTGATCTGA
- a CDS encoding (2Fe-2S) ferredoxin domain-containing protein has translation MIERSESPYVAHVFVCTNDRGGARRSCADHDSPLVKARLKAAVAEKGWKGKVRVSTSGCMGLCDGGPNVIVYPQKIRFSEVSPDDVDEIVEAIGRILADG, from the coding sequence ATGATCGAGCGAAGCGAATCGCCTTACGTCGCGCATGTCTTCGTCTGCACCAACGACCGGGGGGGAGCGCGAAGATCCTGTGCCGACCACGACAGTCCGCTCGTCAAGGCCAGGCTCAAGGCCGCCGTCGCCGAGAAGGGGTGGAAAGGGAAGGTCAGGGTCTCCACGTCGGGATGCATGGGGCTCTGCGACGGCGGACCCAACGTGATCGTTTACCCCCAGAAAATCCGGTTTTCCGAGGTCTCCCCCGACGACGTCGACGAAATCGTGGAGGCCATCGGCCGTATCCTGGCGGATGGTTGA
- a CDS encoding DUF1801 domain-containing protein, with the protein MAKKGPTTVTEYIEAAVPEARPHLRTLYRILKTVAPAGTEAIKWGVPVFWEGRVLFGFAAYKAHVSFGPGEAAVERFSRELAEFESGKGTVRFPYDRPIPEDLVRRIAAFCVAVPRS; encoded by the coding sequence ATGGCGAAAAAAGGGCCGACCACGGTAACGGAGTACATCGAGGCCGCCGTGCCGGAGGCGAGGCCGCATCTGCGGACCCTGTATCGGATATTGAAGACCGTTGCGCCCGCGGGGACGGAAGCGATCAAGTGGGGGGTGCCGGTGTTTTGGGAGGGCCGGGTCCTCTTCGGCTTCGCCGCGTACAAGGCGCACGTCAGCTTCGGGCCCGGGGAAGCCGCCGTCGAGCGCTTTTCCCGGGAACTGGCGGAGTTCGAGTCCGGCAAGGGCACGGTCCGGTTTCCTTACGATCGGCCCATCCCCGAAGACCTGGTGCGCCGGATCGCCGCCTTCTGCGTCGCCGTCCCGCGAAGCTGA
- a CDS encoding TIGR00730 family Rossman fold protein — protein sequence MKRICVFCGSSPGADPEYVLAARRLGRALAARGLTLVFGGARVGIMGQLARAALEAGGEVIGVIPRQLVEMEVAYAALPELRVVESMHERKALMAELADGFIALPGGLGTVEEFFEVLTWAQLEIHRKPCGLLDTRGYYRKLMEFLGHAVEEKFIEPVHREMIQIDESPAGLLDKFRDYRAPRVNKAAWIRKLTDEISPSLDVP from the coding sequence ATGAAACGAATCTGCGTGTTCTGCGGCTCCAGCCCGGGTGCGGACCCGGAGTACGTCCTGGCCGCCCGCCGGCTGGGGCGGGCCCTGGCCGCCCGGGGCCTGACCCTGGTCTTCGGAGGGGCCCGGGTCGGCATCATGGGGCAGCTCGCCCGGGCCGCGCTGGAGGCGGGCGGCGAGGTCATCGGCGTCATCCCCCGGCAGCTGGTCGAGATGGAGGTGGCCTATGCCGCGCTCCCCGAGCTGCGTGTCGTGGAATCGATGCACGAACGCAAGGCCCTCATGGCCGAGCTGGCCGACGGTTTCATCGCCCTGCCCGGCGGCCTGGGCACCGTCGAGGAGTTTTTCGAAGTTTTGACCTGGGCGCAGCTGGAGATCCACCGCAAGCCCTGCGGCCTGCTCGACACCCGCGGGTATTACCGGAAGCTCATGGAATTCCTCGGTCACGCGGTCGAAGAGAAGTTCATCGAGCCGGTCCACCGGGAGATGATCCAGATCGACGAAAGCCCCGCGGGGCTGCTCGACAAGTTCCGGGACTATCGGGCGCCGCGGGTGAACAAGGCGGCCTGGATCCGGAAATTGACCGACGAGATCTCGCCGTCGCTCGACGTCCCGTGA
- the tsaA gene encoding tRNA (N6-threonylcarbamoyladenosine(37)-N6)-methyltransferase TrmO: MKTFNVEPIGIIHSPFATKEECPIQPGLSEAPGRVEVFPRYGEGLETIESFTHIYLFYVFDRAGEIMLSRPTFLDDDRHGVFASRHPCRPNGIGMSIVRLEGRTGNELRVRGIDVLDGTPLIDIKPYIPRFDYFENAGNGWVEGRDNRPKPADRE; the protein is encoded by the coding sequence ATGAAAACGTTCAACGTGGAACCGATCGGCATTATCCATTCCCCCTTCGCCACCAAGGAGGAATGCCCCATCCAGCCCGGCCTGAGCGAAGCCCCGGGCCGCGTCGAGGTCTTCCCGCGGTACGGGGAAGGCCTGGAGACGATCGAGTCGTTCACCCACATCTATCTGTTCTACGTCTTCGACCGGGCGGGGGAGATCATGCTGTCGCGGCCGACGTTTCTGGACGACGACCGGCACGGGGTGTTCGCCTCCCGGCACCCCTGCCGGCCCAACGGGATCGGCATGTCCATCGTCCGGCTGGAGGGTCGAACCGGGAACGAACTGAGGGTGCGCGGCATCGACGTTCTCGACGGGACGCCTCTGATCGACATCAAGCCCTACATCCCCCGGTTCGACTATTTCGAGAACGCCGGAAACGGCTGGGTGGAGGGAAGGGACAACCGGCCCAAACCCGCCGATCGCGAATAA